A genomic stretch from Bacillus sp. N1-1 includes:
- a CDS encoding M15 family metallopeptidase, which produces MTMKKLVVATGLSFALLAGCQAGDEEQTSNESQNQAENGGQTNNNSTNNSGNANENQSKENQEGDSQKENQDSNKEKDQKDENIEGAAAYPTMAETVEKNGENLTVTNPDSIYVVANKERNLPSDFVPKNLVEPDVSTYAPEGDPKRLMVEEAARALEKMFEGAKEDGYELKAVSGYRSYERQEAIFAYNAEQRGEEVANQVSAQAGQSEHQTGLTMDISTPSLGSSLTEEFGNTPEGTWVAEHAHEYGFVVRYLKGKEDITGYQYEPWHVRYVGKEAAADVHEAGVTLEEFFSEEK; this is translated from the coding sequence ATGACAATGAAAAAGTTAGTAGTAGCAACTGGACTTTCGTTCGCGCTTTTAGCCGGATGTCAGGCAGGAGATGAAGAACAAACGTCTAACGAGTCACAGAATCAGGCGGAGAACGGTGGACAAACGAATAACAACTCCACAAATAATTCTGGGAATGCCAACGAAAATCAGTCTAAAGAAAATCAAGAAGGCGATAGCCAGAAAGAAAATCAAGATAGCAATAAAGAGAAGGATCAAAAAGATGAGAATATAGAGGGTGCAGCAGCCTATCCAACGATGGCTGAAACAGTAGAGAAAAATGGTGAGAATCTAACGGTCACGAATCCAGACAGCATTTATGTTGTGGCTAATAAAGAACGTAATCTACCTTCTGACTTTGTTCCGAAAAATCTTGTGGAACCAGACGTCTCTACATATGCCCCTGAAGGTGATCCGAAGCGTTTAATGGTTGAAGAAGCTGCCAGAGCGCTTGAAAAAATGTTTGAAGGTGCAAAAGAAGATGGCTATGAGTTAAAAGCTGTTTCAGGTTATCGCTCCTATGAACGCCAGGAAGCTATTTTTGCCTATAATGCTGAACAGCGTGGAGAAGAAGTAGCGAACCAGGTAAGTGCACAGGCGGGACAGAGTGAACATCAGACGGGATTAACGATGGATATTAGCACGCCTTCCCTTGGTAGCTCTCTTACAGAAGAGTTTGGTAACACACCAGAAGGGACGTGGGTAGCGGAGCATGCGCATGAATATGGCTTTGTTGTTCGTTACTTAAAAGGAAAAGAGGATATTACAGGCTATCAATATGAGCCATGGCACGTTCGCTATGTTGGGAAAGAAGCGGCCGCTGATGTTCATGAGGCTGGCGTTACGCTTGAAGAATTTTTCTCTGAAGAAAAATAG
- a CDS encoding cytochrome c biogenesis protein CcdA, with protein sequence MADLNLFLAFGAGFLSFISPCVLPLYPAFISYITGVSVDDLKEERGMMQKRAIFHTIFFLIGFSIIFLVLGMSTSLVGNLFIQYKELLRQVGAILIVVFGLVVVGFWTPNFLMKDRRLKIRNRPSGFIGSVFIGMGFAAGWTPCTGPILAAVIALGVSNPGAGLMYMVAYTLGFSVPFFILSFFIGKMQWIKRNSRLIMKTGGYLMIVMGVLLYFNFMTMFTSFLVNNLFGGFQGF encoded by the coding sequence ATGGCAGATTTGAACTTGTTTTTAGCGTTCGGTGCCGGCTTTTTATCATTTATCTCACCGTGTGTACTACCGCTTTACCCGGCGTTCATTTCTTACATCACAGGGGTTTCCGTAGATGATCTGAAAGAAGAACGTGGTATGATGCAAAAGAGAGCCATATTTCATACGATTTTCTTCCTAATTGGGTTTTCGATTATTTTCCTAGTGTTAGGAATGTCAACGTCCCTTGTTGGAAATTTGTTTATTCAGTACAAAGAGCTTCTACGTCAAGTTGGTGCCATTTTAATTGTGGTGTTTGGACTTGTTGTTGTTGGTTTTTGGACTCCGAACTTTTTAATGAAAGACCGTCGCTTAAAAATCCGCAACCGTCCATCTGGTTTTATTGGTTCTGTTTTCATCGGAATGGGGTTTGCGGCAGGCTGGACGCCTTGTACAGGCCCGATTTTGGCAGCTGTTATTGCTCTCGGTGTTTCTAATCCTGGAGCTGGACTCATGTACATGGTAGCGTATACGCTTGGTTTTTCCGTGCCGTTTTTCATTTTGTCCTTTTTTATCGGCAAAATGCAATGGATTAAGAGAAATAGCCGATTGATTATGAAGACTGGCGGGTATTTAATGATTGTCATGGGCGTTTTGCTTTACTTTAACTTCATGACAATGTTTACATCATTCCTTGTAAATAACCTGTTTGGTGGCTTTCAAGGATTCTAA
- a CDS encoding Na(+)/H(+) antiporter subunit B, with protein MKGTNDLILKTTTTIIVFIILGFSIYLFFAGHNAPGGGFIGGLMTAGALVLLYISYGFKTMKRVIRIDFKNFIPIGLLIAVLTGVGSFIFGQPFLSQTDAYFELPILGHSHLATAMLFDLGVYFTVVGVTMTIILSIAADEGEVELSKLNG; from the coding sequence TTGAAAGGAACAAATGACCTTATACTTAAAACGACGACAACCATTATCGTCTTTATTATTCTAGGATTTTCGATCTACTTATTTTTCGCAGGTCATAATGCACCGGGCGGGGGCTTTATTGGAGGTCTTATGACTGCTGGAGCATTGGTTCTTCTGTATATCTCATATGGCTTTAAAACAATGAAGAGAGTGATACGGATTGACTTTAAGAACTTTATTCCGATCGGTCTATTGATTGCCGTTCTTACGGGAGTAGGTTCGTTCATTTTTGGTCAACCCTTCCTAAGTCAAACGGATGCTTATTTTGAGTTACCGATTCTCGGACATTCTCACCTTGCAACCGCAATGCTATTTGATCTTGGCGTTTATTTCACTGTTGTTGGGGTAACAATGACGATTATTTTAAGTATTGCAGCCGATGAAGGAGAAGTGGAGCTTTCCAAATTAAATGGATAA
- a CDS encoding cytochrome c biogenesis protein CcdC, whose protein sequence is MLILSTVVGAMMALAMVVIRLKASKKPATIRKIILPPFFMATGFFMFVVPDARVPWYEAIEALSVGAAFSLLLIRTSKFEIKDNQIYLTRSKAFAFILIGLLLVRIIFKLIIGESIPVLQTSSLFFVLAFGMIVPWRISMYYQFKKTERSRTHGTTLHQTLL, encoded by the coding sequence ATGCTGATTTTAAGTACAGTTGTAGGAGCGATGATGGCTCTTGCAATGGTAGTGATCAGGTTGAAAGCTTCAAAAAAACCTGCAACGATAAGGAAAATTATACTTCCGCCGTTTTTTATGGCGACCGGTTTTTTTATGTTTGTCGTTCCAGATGCAAGGGTTCCGTGGTACGAAGCAATTGAAGCGCTATCAGTAGGCGCAGCTTTTTCGCTGTTGTTAATTCGTACGTCGAAGTTTGAAATTAAAGATAATCAGATCTATTTAACTCGTTCAAAGGCATTTGCGTTTATTTTGATTGGACTACTATTAGTTCGGATTATTTTCAAACTAATCATTGGAGAATCTATACCAGTTCTTCAGACGAGTTCGCTTTTCTTTGTGCTGGCATTTGGAATGATTGTACCGTGGCGAATCTCGATGTATTATCAGTTTAAGAAAACAGAGCGAAGTAGAACGCATGGAACAACACTTCATCAAACATTACTATAA